One genomic segment of Ricinus communis isolate WT05 ecotype wild-type chromosome 5, ASM1957865v1, whole genome shotgun sequence includes these proteins:
- the LOC8269029 gene encoding uncharacterized protein LOC8269029 — MSTPPARPPCWTQEETLALIEAYRDKWFSVNRGNLRAADWDAVSAAVSQSSVTHKSSLQCRHKIEKLRKRYRIEKKRCLDYPGRFFSSWDLFPLLDAMSIASSSYSKRRRVLQDDTANEIGGRSRIKTFGDRYLVASKNVDQGFDPHVDLGLDQDLAFRTRVHDGNHSDGNVADVNSVSVAFRSKDYTRAVNGKFKADIDFYCNDESGVMKTKNSQGPAPKAYGKISGNIVENVDGYLGFPLKTLGDVPTGFNPKIYTKTDDRKSNSKFDYDVNCTSDKRDTFEESNGLLSPPPGFRQKNPCRIGGSSKPDGNSEVVNGNGNVEKSDTDNTSAKRVMDPIAELLSAFRLSAKSFVKVEKMKMEMAIDIEKIRMETMLKHNQMILESQQQIIDAFAKAALEKKKRRKRKEMEVLSPYQDIDGGTQVAAID; from the coding sequence ATGTCTACTCCTCCCGCTCGCCCGCCATGCTGGACCCAAGAAGAAACTCTCGCTCTAATCGAAGCTTACCGCGACAAATGGTTCTCTGTCAACCGTGGTAACTTGCGTGCTGCTGATTGGGATGCTGTTTCTGCTGCTGTGAGTCAATCATCTGTTACTCACAAGTCTTCCTTGCAGTGTAGGCATAAGATTGAGAAATTAAGGAAACGCTACCGCATCGAGAAAAAGAGGTGTCTTGATTATCCTGGTAGGTTTTTCTCCTCTTGGGATTTGTTTCCTTTGTTGGATGCGATGTCTATTGCTTCCTCCTCTTATTCTAAACGCCGTCGTGTTCTTCAAGATGATACTGCTAATGAGATTGGAGGTAGGTCTCGAATCAAAACGTTTGGGGATAGGTATTTGGTAGCATCTAAGAACGTTGATCAGGGTTTTGACCCACATGTTGATTTGGGTTTGGATCAAGATTTGGCTTTCAGGACTAGGGTTCATGATGGGAATCATTCTGATGGTAATGTTGCTGATGTGAATTCTGTTTCTGTTGCATTTAGGTCTAAGGATTATACAAGGGCTGTTAATGGTAAATTCAAGGCTGATATTGATTTCTATTGTAACGATGAAAGTGGAGttatgaaaacaaaaaattcaCAAGGGCCTGCACCGAAAGCTTATGGCAAGATCAGTGGAAATATTGTTGAAAACGTTGATGGCTATCTTGGGTTTCCTTTAAAAACCTTAGGTGATGTGCCTACAGGATTTAACCCAAAAATTTATACAAAGACTGATGATAGGAAGTCCAATTCTAAGTTTGATTATGATGTGAACTGTACAAGTGATAAAAGAGATACGTTTGAAGAAAGTAATGGTTTGCTATCGCCACCTCCAGGTTTTAGACAAAAGAACCCTTGCAGGATTGGTGGAAGCTCTAAGCCTGATGGTAATTCTGAAGTTGTAAATGGAAATGGTAATGTCGAGAAGAGTGACACTGATAATACTAGTGCCAAGAGAGTCATGGACCCAATTGCAGAGCTACTGTCAGCATTTAGGCTGTCTGCTAAAAGTTTTGTCAAAGTAGAGAAAATGAAGATGGAAATGGCAATCGACATTGAGAAAATTAGGATGGAGACGATGTTAAAGCATAACCAGATGATACTCGAGTCGCAACAACAGATTATTGACGCATTTGCAAAAGCagcattagaaaaaaagaagaggagaaagagaaaagaaatggagGTGTTATCACCTTATCAAGACATAGATGGAGGGACTCAAGTTGCAGCCATAGACTGA